The DNA sequence TTCTGGAAGATGTTGTAGAAGTGCTTGCTGGAACTGGTGTCCAGGTAATCGAGCCGCATATTCACCGTGGTCTCCCCCTTGGGTCGCTGGAGATACTCGTCCAGCCAGCGGTAGACGCGGCCATAGAACTGTTCGGAATTGGGCGGGAGCGAACGGCCGACGAATTCCATGCGGCCCTCCTCCAGGTCCAGATCCACCTGGGGCGAGGTCTCGGTGCGCTCGATGTGGTAGCGTTTCGCGGACATTTCCACCTTGGTGCGTGCTATGCTCCAAAGGTGGGGGTGGCCCGCATGCGGGTGCCCATGCTCGAGCCAGGCTCATGAACAGGGCGCTGTTGACTACGGTCCGCGCCGCGGGCT is a window from the Flavobacteriales bacterium genome containing:
- a CDS encoding DUF1987 domain-containing protein, which produces MSAKRYHIERTETSPQVDLDLEEGRMEFVGRSLPPNSEQFYGRVYRWLDEYLQRPKGETTVNMRLDYLDTSSSKHFYNIFQKLDAVSERGQRVQVNWHYETGDEEMAETGKDYESFFNIDFQFIEVKELF